The following coding sequences lie in one Arachis hypogaea cultivar Tifrunner chromosome 4, arahy.Tifrunner.gnm2.J5K5, whole genome shotgun sequence genomic window:
- the LOC112796578 gene encoding peroxidase 16, translating to MAINFDFVLTSFMILLISSVQTSSAQLSRGFYNNTCPNVEQLVRAAVTQKLQQTFVTAPSTLRLFFHDCFVRGCDASVLLVSPTNQAEKSHPDDVSLAGDGFDTVVKAKVAVDSDPQCRNKVSCADILALATRDVVNLAGGPFYEVELGRRDGRISTIASVQHHLPSPNFNLDQLNSLFSFNGLSQTDMIALSGGHTIGFSHCNKFSKRMYNFSPGNRIDPTLNLQYALKLKQTCPVNVDPRVALALDPFTPQTFDNQYFKNLQQGMGLLSSDQVLFTDPRSRDTVNLFASNEQAFYTAFVTAITKLGRVGVKTGNQGEIRVDCTKVN from the exons ATGGCCATCAACTTTGACTttgtgttaacatcatttatgATTCTACTAATTAGTAGTGTACAAACAAGCTCTGCTCAACTTTCTCGCGGCTTCTACAACAACACATGCCCCAATGTGGAACAGCTGGTTCGCGCCGCCGTGACGCAGAAGTTGCAGCAGACATTTGTGACTGCTCCTTCCACTCTTCGCCTCTTCTTCCATGATTGCTTTGTCAGG GGTTGTGATGCTTCAGTTCTGCTTGTGTCTCCAACTAACCAGGCAGAGAAAAGCCATCCTGATGATGTGTCGCTTGCCGGGGACGGTTTCGACACGGTGGTTAAGGCCAAGGTAGCCGTTGATAGTGATCCTCAGTGCAGAAACAAAGTCTCTTGTGCTGATATTCTTGCTCTGGCCACTAGGGATGTGGTCAACTTG gcTGGGGGACCATTTTATGAAGTTGAATTAGGAAGGCGTGATGGGAGAATATCTACTATTGCAAGTGTTCAACACCATCTTCCTAGCCCTAATTTCAATTTGGATCAGCTCAATTCTTTGTTTAGCTTTAATGGCCTCTCCCAGACAGATATGATCGCATTATCAG GTGGACACACGATTGGATTCTCTCACTGCAACAAATTCTCAAAAAGAATGTACAACTTCAGCCCCGGAAACAGAATTGATCCAACACTGAATTTGCAATATGCTTTAAAACTGAAACAAACATGCCCTGTAAATGTTGATCCAAGAGTAGCCCTAGCGTTGGACCCTTTCACACCTCAAACATTTGATAACCAATACTTCAAGAACTTGCAACAAGGAATGGGACTCTTGTCTTCTGATCAAGTGCTTTTCACAGATCCAAGGTCAAGGGACACGGTCAACTTGTTTGCATCAAATGAACAAGCATTTTACACTGCTTTTGTCACTGCAATTACCAAATTGGGCAGGGTAGGTGTTAAGACCGGAAATCAGGGTGAAATTAGGGTTGATTGCACCAAGGTCAATTAG
- the LOC112796577 gene encoding putative glucose-6-phosphate 1-epimerase isoform X1: MSGEKEKSTVTSAPPSPSPSSVAPSVEFSKGINGLQKVILRESRGSSAEVYLYGGHVTSWKNDHGEELLFLSSKAIFKPPKAIRGGIPICFPQFASHGTLDQHGFARNRFWAVDEDPPPFPTNTLNKAFVDLILKPSEEDMKIWPHSFEYRLRIALGPGGDLMLTSRIRNTNSDGKPFSFTFAYHTYFSVSDISEVRVEGLETLDYLDNLQNKERFTEQGDALTFESEVDKIYLSTPTKIAIIDHEKKRTFVLRKDGLPDAVVWNPWDKKAKAMADFGDDEYKHMLCVEAAAVEKAVTLKPGEEWKGRLELSAVPSSYCSGQLDPQRVLQGS; the protein is encoded by the exons ATGAGTGGCGAAAAGGAAAAGAGCACTGTTACCAGtgctcctccttctccttctccttcttcagtTGCTCCTTCTGTTGAATTCTCCAAAGGCATCAATGGCCTCCAGAAGGTTATTCTCCGCGAGTCTCGCGGTTCCTCCGCCGAG GTCTACCTGTATGGTGGTCATGTGACCTCTTGGAAGAATGACCATGGCGAAGAATTGCTTTTTCTCAGTAGTAAG GCAATATTTAAGCCACCAAAGGCAATTCGTGGTGGGATTCCAATATGCTTTCCGCAA TTTGCAAGCCATGGCACCCTTGACCAGCATGGCTTTGCTAGAAACCGGTTCTGGGCTGTTGATGAAGACCCCCCTCCTTTTCCAACAAATACTTTGAACAAAGCCTTTGTTGATTTGATTCTTAAGCCCTCTGAAGAAGATATGAAGATTTGGCCTCACAG ttttgagtatcgTCTAAGGATAGCTCTGGGACCTGGAGGAGACCTTATGTTGACTTCTCGGATCAGGAATACAAACAGTGATGGGAAGCCGTTTTCGTTCACCTTTGCTTATCATACGTATTTCTCTGTATCAGACATAAG cGAGGTTCGGGTAGAGGGATTAGAGACCCTGGATTATCTTGACAACTTGCAGAACAAGGAACGCTTTACTGAGCAGGGAGATGCTTTAACATTTGAATCAGAA GTTGACAAAATATATCTTAGCACTCCTACAAAGATCGCAATTATTGATCACGAAAAAAAGAGAACATTTGTTTTGCGCAAAGATGGCCTTCCTGATGCTG TGGTGTGGAATCCTTGGGATAAGAAAGCAAAGGCTATGGCTGATTTTGGTGATGATGAGTACAAGCATATGCTCTGTGTAGAGGCTGCTGCTGTTGAAAAGGCCGTCACTTTAAAACCTGGAGAAGAATGGAAAGGGAGACTAGAACTTTCAGCTGTTCCATCTAGTTATTGTAGTGGGCAGCTTGATCCCCAGAGGGTTCTTCAGGGCAGCTGA
- the LOC112796577 gene encoding putative glucose-6-phosphate 1-epimerase isoform X2 yields the protein MSGEKEKSTVTSAPPSPSPSSVAPSVEFSKGINGLQKVILRESRGSSAEVYLYGGHVTSWKNDHGEELLFLSSKAIFKPPKAIRGGIPICFPQFASHGTLDQHGFARNRFWAVDEDPPPFPTNTLNKAFVDLILKPSEEDMKIWPHSFEYRLRIALGPGGDLMLTSRIRNTNSDGKPFSFTFAYHTYFSVSDISEVRVEGLETLDYLDNLQNKERFTEQGDALTFESEVDKIYLSTPTKIAIIDHEKKRTFVLRKDGLPDAVRC from the exons ATGAGTGGCGAAAAGGAAAAGAGCACTGTTACCAGtgctcctccttctccttctccttcttcagtTGCTCCTTCTGTTGAATTCTCCAAAGGCATCAATGGCCTCCAGAAGGTTATTCTCCGCGAGTCTCGCGGTTCCTCCGCCGAG GTCTACCTGTATGGTGGTCATGTGACCTCTTGGAAGAATGACCATGGCGAAGAATTGCTTTTTCTCAGTAGTAAG GCAATATTTAAGCCACCAAAGGCAATTCGTGGTGGGATTCCAATATGCTTTCCGCAA TTTGCAAGCCATGGCACCCTTGACCAGCATGGCTTTGCTAGAAACCGGTTCTGGGCTGTTGATGAAGACCCCCCTCCTTTTCCAACAAATACTTTGAACAAAGCCTTTGTTGATTTGATTCTTAAGCCCTCTGAAGAAGATATGAAGATTTGGCCTCACAG ttttgagtatcgTCTAAGGATAGCTCTGGGACCTGGAGGAGACCTTATGTTGACTTCTCGGATCAGGAATACAAACAGTGATGGGAAGCCGTTTTCGTTCACCTTTGCTTATCATACGTATTTCTCTGTATCAGACATAAG cGAGGTTCGGGTAGAGGGATTAGAGACCCTGGATTATCTTGACAACTTGCAGAACAAGGAACGCTTTACTGAGCAGGGAGATGCTTTAACATTTGAATCAGAA GTTGACAAAATATATCTTAGCACTCCTACAAAGATCGCAATTATTGATCACGAAAAAAAGAGAACATTTGTTTTGCGCAAAGATGGCCTTCCTGATGCTG TAAGATGTTAA